One window from the genome of Vicugna pacos chromosome 23, VicPac4, whole genome shotgun sequence encodes:
- the LOC140688681 gene encoding ankyrin repeat domain-containing protein 26-like isoform X3 yields MSGATALPLAVRTALHLACASGQSPVVDLLTQWWCDLNARDKEGKTALIKAVQCQKEACVIILLKRGADPNLADDHQNTALYYAVLAGNTSIAAELLRYDANIEAINKYNLTPFLLAVRKNKEEMVKFLIENGANVHAVDKLQRSALMLAVYHDSPDTVKLLLQKGVNAYLLDVHGLSAERYARCNGFKHLSQLIVDYRDGKIPAIPPQNSDLGQSSAKESLPSSHTGAENIEEKLQLSSKDNEEEKVVELGTSNGSHMDPLKNVEQKKISVIKIAPRLEDVSVSRISPKHDIDDSRPPSDGNLDLAAKKVRHPRFAKLIRAWEEPVINTEAKDGVLKPGTSTVFEDHNSNSENEDAVRTFSQPSTEVSGFSHPPFPEPESLSSSAVLGVSEGEATKPKTGGKENGTRAVNGVLKEQADQSKLISTDGDGAHKSDRDATPALRFKGKKDAESSRAFEKVRHPRFAKLIRAWEEPVINTEAKDGVLKPGTSTVFEDHNSNSENEDAVRTFSQPSSEVSGFSHPAFPAPEPLTSSGVLGVSEGEATKPKTGGKENGTRAVNGVLKEQADQSKLISTDGDGAHKSDRDATPALRFKGKKDAESSRAFESISEIELPNRVDHLSGAAGLGEKNTLNGQIESSTEKYPHLKPAVGVKDSVPKKTRAMKNLQRFKSGPSEWVSTCLSLNNEAGQRAKHLKVDKCPLVSQSVTTNQSAPTELRQTALVDKDRVNIGAVSLSENAALHGLCESQLPENRSSKEADLDLERTSEEEEERLDGSENNHSQVKEQMNSVDGLDDLTLSPGTASEDSESLFHNSKNTLRPVKRLGPESEDSDRLLNIQDPVDSVRSIELKESDCAVLRGKLKEMENKVNWLHTELLKTREAKSQLKLQNVEWERELCRMRCTLEQENKKKNAYTLYEKCKDDLKRKEKQYNEQVDLKQQLESTARALECKLKSVRNKPNQVLEERNDAQRQLSREQNARVIQDEVLAHRLSQQKEAEKANEKMNAEDTMDFELSDPKDSSEVLPQQLAEAERQFRGPEIELHPRRDALRPTTLVLQCVHRDRGQAQRSNKETEPLSQSKQGDVIKYIAKQALLKETICKLQSENTLLRQQLEVARNEARSEKTIFNTPEPFLDHMGKLEAMSRRVLMLEEGNKELIKECRCLKDRLCQYETDRAEMEARMRQLQQELADTRKKVSMLEASLEVTAHHQTTSENKRQDGERKPHQTANPNADLPAKEESTSSVLLHLSAETQLLLKEILSVEQMQKKCEALQEEKKKLEEEAVNLRRHLEVNTVRHSQVEQDKRETEEQARRAVVEAMKELRRAMQYRRETEEQGRQDVLEKLKEISQFLQAQAASQEDLLRECKRASVSQMERRVQDLETELRRKTSQFDCNEKELEKYRQLYLEELKNRVSLANQLNSVNERLAEMNTELQLEKQHKSSFLGSVPAQPVDRPPPAESSNTAESSSTAESSNTAESSSTAESSSTSVEPERSRPTRKRRFRDFPHPATSMSDLLKMRKKLMNNVSRELKEATTELESKSYGLSRRLDG; encoded by the exons TATAACTTGACACCATTCTTACTTGCCGTcaggaagaacaaagaagaaatggtcAAATTTTTGATAGAGAACGGGGCAAATGTACATGCAGTCGACAAGCTGCAAAG ATCAGCACTGATGCTTGCCGTATATCATGACTCACCGGACACAGTCAAGCTGCTTCTTCAGAAAGGTGTTAATGCCTATTTGCTGGATGTACACGGACTGTCTGCTGAACGATATGCTCGTTGTAATGGTTTTAAACA CCTCTCCCAACTGATTGTCGACTACAGAGACGGAAAGATACCAGCTATTCCCCCTCAAAATAGCGACCTAGGACAGAGTTCTG CTAAGGAGAGCTTACCTTCTTCGCATACTGGGGCAGAAAACATCGAAGAAAAGTTGCAATTGTCCAGCAAGGACAACGAAGAAGAAAAGGTTGTCGAGTTGGGAACCAGCAATGGCAGCCACATGGATCCACTGAAGAATGTTGAGCAGAAGA AGATTTCAGTGATTAAGATTGCACCGAGGCTTGAAGACGTCTCTGTAAGCCG TATTTCACCCAAACATGATATTGATGATTCACGGCCTCCATCAGATGGTAACTTAGATCTTGCTGCCAAG aaagtCCGGCATCCAAGATTTGCCAAGCTAATTCGGGCCTGGGAAGAACCCGtgataaaca CAGAGGCAAAAGATGGTGTTTTGAAACCAGGAACTAGCACCGTCTTTGAGGACCATAATTCTAATagtgaaaatgaagatgcagTTAGAACCTTTTCCCAACCATCCACTGAAGTTTCAGGCTTTTCTCACCCTCCCTTCCCAGAACCGGAATCTCTCTCGTCTTCAGCAGTCCTTGGTGTTTCAGAG ggagaggcaacaaagccaaaaactgggggaaaagagaACGGCACTCGGGCAGTTAACGGTGTTCTAAAGGAGCAAGCAGATCAGAGCAAGTTGATTTCTACTGATGGAGACGGAGCACACAAAAGCGACAGAG ATGCAACACCAGCATTaagattcaaaggaaagaaagatgcagaATCATCCCGGGCTTTTGAG aaagtCCGGCATCCAAGATTTGCCAAGCTAATTCGGGCCTGGGAAGAACCCGtgataaaca CAGAGGCAAAAGATGGTGTTTTGAAACCAGGAACTAGCACCGTCTTTGAGGACCATAATTCTAATagtgaaaatgaagatgcagTTAGAACCTTTTCCCAACCATCCAGTGAAGTTTCAGGCTTTTCTcatcctgccttcccagcacCGGAACCTCTCACGTCTTCAGGAGTCCTTGGTGTTTCAGAG ggagaggcaacaaagccaaaaactgggggaaaagagaACGGCACTCGGGCAGTTAACGGTGTTCTAAAGGAGCAAGCAGATCAGAGCAAGTTGATTTCTACTGATGGAGACGGAGCACACAAAAGCGACAGAG ATGCAACACCAGCATTaagattcaaaggaaagaaagatgcagaATCATCCCGGGCTTTTGAG aGTATCTCCGAGATTGAACTACCGAACCGTGTTGATCATTTATCTGGAGCTGCAggtctaggagaaaaaaatacattaaatggacaaatagaaa GTTCTACTGAAAAATATCCTCACCTGAAG CCTGCAGTTGGAGTGAAAGATTCTGTTCCTAAAAAAACACGAGCAATgaagaatttacaaagattcaaatcag GTCCTTCAGAGTGGGTTTCTACTTGTTTGAGCCTCAATAATGAGGCTGGTCAAAGAGCCAAGCATTTGAAAGTTGACAAATGTCCGTTGGTATCACAATCAGTGACCACAAACCAGTCAGCACCCACAGAACTGAGGCAGACGGCCCTGGTAGATAAAGACCGGGTGAATATTGGAGCCGTGTCTCTGTCAGAAAACGCAGCGCTCCATGGCCTGTGTGAGTCACAGCTGCCAGAGaacagaagcagcaaagaag CAGACCTAGACTTAGAAAGGAcatctgaggaagaggaagaaagacttgATGGAAGTGAAAATAACCACTCACAg GTCAAAGAGCAGATGAATTCTGTGGATGGCCTCGATGACTTAACTCTGTCACCGGGGACAGCTTCCGAGGATTCTGAGTCGCTTTTCCATAACTCTAAGAACACCCTGAGGCCAGTCAAACGACTTGGCCCGGAGAGTGAAG attctgatcggTTATTGAACATTCAGGATCCAGTTGATTCAGTCAGATCAATAGAACTTAAAGAATCTGACTGTGCAGTACTTAGAggaaaacttaaagaaatggaaaataaggtgaaCTGGCTACACACAGAGCTGCTGAAAACAAGAGAAGCAAAATCACAGTTAAAACTTCAAAATGTGGAGTGGGAACGAGAGCTCTGCCGCATGAG ATGCACATTAGaacaagaaaacaagaagaaaaatgcttatacattatatgaaaaatgtaaggatgatttaaaaagaaaagagaaacaatacaaTGAGCAAGTTGACCTGAAACAACAACTTGAAAGCACTGCCCGAGCACTAGAATGCAAACTGAAGAGCGTAAGGAATAAACCAAATCAG GTTTTAGAAGAGCGAAATGACGCTCAGAGACAACTTTCCCGAGAGCAGAATGCccgagtaatacaagatgaagtCCTGGCCCATCGTCTTTCCcaacaaaaggaggcagaaaaggctaatgagaaaatgaatgctgaG GACACAATGGATTTTGAGCTGTCTGACCCAAAAGATAGCAGCGAGGTGCTTCCTCAGCAACTTGCTGAAGCTGAACGTCAATTCCGTGGCCCAGAAATTGAGCTCCATCCCAGGAGAGATGCTCTTAGACCAACGACGTTGGTATTACAGTGTGTGCACAGAGACCGAGGCCAAGCCCAGCgttcaaacaaggaaactgaacccTTGTCTCAGAGCAAACAAGGGGACGTCATCAAATACATTGCAAAGCAGGCACTCTTGAAGGAGACAATATGTAAACTACAAAGTGAAAACACGTTGCTTCGACAGCAACTAGAAGTTGCTCGAAATGAAGCCAGAAGCGAAAAGACAATATTTAATACCCCAGAGCCATTTCTGGATCACATGGGGAAACTTGAAGCCATGAGCAGACGAGTTctgatgctggaggaaggaaacaaggagTTAATTAAAGAATGCAGATGTTTAAAGGACAGACTGTGTCAGTATGAAACGGACAGAGCAGAAATGGAA GCCCGTATGAGACAGCTTCAGCAAGAGCTGGCTGACACCCGAAAGAAAGTGTCCATGTTGGAAGCATCCCTGGAGGTGACAGCACATCATCAAACTACTTCAGAAAATAAGAGacaggatggagagaggaagcCACATCAAACTGCAAACCCA AATGCTGATCTTCCAGCAAAAGAGGAATCTACGTCTTCAGTACTTCTCCATCTGAGTGCAGAAACTCAGCTTCTTCTAAAGGAGATATTATCTGTGGAacagatgcaaaagaaatgtgaagcactacaggaggagaagaagaagttgGAGGAAGAAGCAGTAAACCTCAGACGTCACCTCGAAGTGAATACAGTGAGACACAGTCAAGTGGAGCAGGACAAACGGGAGACTGAAGAGCAAGCAAGACGGGCTGTAGTAGAAGCAATGAAGGAGCTCAGGCGAGCTATGCAGTACAGACGGGAAACTGAAGAGCAAGGAAGACAGGATGtattagaaaaactgaaagaaatcagCCAGTTTTTACAG GCACAAGCAGCATCTCAGGAAGACTTGCTCAGAGAGTGTAAACGCGCTTCAGTCAGTCAGATGGAACGCAGAGTTCAAGACCTGGAAACGGAACTGAGAAGGAAAACTTCTCAGTTtgattgtaatgaaaaagaattggaaaaatacAGGCAGCTGTACCTGGAAGAGCTAAAAAATAGAGTGTCACTGGCAAATCAACTAAACTC GGTTAATGAGAGGCTGGCTGAGATGAACACTGAACTTCAGCTGGAGAAACAGCACAAGAGTTCTTTCCTTGGCTCTGTTCCCGCACAGCCTGTTGACAGACCGCCTCCTGCTGAAAGTTCTAATACTGCTGAAAGTTCTAGTACTGCTGAAAGTTCTAATACTGCTGAAAGTTCTAGTACTGCTGAAAGTTCTAGTACTAGCGTGGAGCCCGAAAGGAGTCGTCCTACTCGAAAAAGGCGCTTCAGGGATTTTCCACACCCTGCAACCAGCATGAGCGATCTGTTGAAG ATGCGAAAGAAGCTGATGAACAATGTAtctagagaattaaaagaag